Within Capra hircus breed San Clemente chromosome 7, ASM170441v1, whole genome shotgun sequence, the genomic segment GGGCCACGTGGTGAGTGCAGTGAGAAAAGGCAGCCTGGGCAGGCGgttgtggggaggggtggggaggccagCTTGCTCGCCTCCACTTCACTGTGTCTGCGTCTGAATCCCAGCATCCGTGGGAGTGCTGCCCACCACAGGCAGGGTGCTCAGGTAAcagccctcctccctgccccacagTGACATGAAGTCTGAGAGGAGACCCCCTTCGCCTGATGTGATCGTGCTGTCTGACAACGAGCAGCCTGCGAGCCCGAGGGTGAATGGGCTGACCGAGGAGCCCCCGAAGGAGACCAGCACCGAGGCCCTCATGGTGAGCTCTGTCCCCGCGCCAGGGAGCCGCCTCGCGGTGGGGCCAGCTGGTGCTCCCTGGCCCCAGCCCTCCTTCAACCCATGTTCTCTTGACCTCGTAGAAAAGCAGTCCCGAAGAACGAGAAAGGATGATTAAGCAACTAAAAGAAGAGTTACGGTTAGAAGAAGCAAAACTGGTTTTGTTGAAGAAGTTGCGGCAGAGTCAAATACAAAAAGAAACTCCCACCCAGAAGGTATGTGAATGGCTGTTCACTCCTCAGGGGTCAGTGAGAGGTATTTAGGACCAGGGACAGAAAACCATGGGTGCTTCTTTGGCTCCGTGCTGCCCCAGGAGCTGGGTCTGTGAGGAGTCCGGTTTCCTCGGGGGCAAAGGGGCAGGGTCTGAATTGGAAATTTGCAGGCTCAAGTTCATGTTTTGGATTTAGCTTAGAGGAGATTTCAATCTAGAATATTCTGGATCTGAGTATGAGAACCTCGTTCCCTGTAGACTCCCATCAAGGAAATGGAGAGCAGACGTCTCTGAAGGTGCTGGAAACACAGCTCTGTTCTGAACCCCTTTCAGAGGGGCGTCCTGCCCTGTGGGTGCCTGTGTGGCCGgcaggggcctctctggatttctGGACAGACTGCTGAATGCCTGCTTCAGGGTGCCCATACCCAACCCCGGAGGCTGTGTCCCAGGGCTTCTGCCCCTGCCGCCTCCCCACGCCTCACGCTCCTCGTGCGGCTTCTAAACGGGGCTTAAGCTGTAAGGCAAGGTCAGGCTGGTTTTGTGGGCCTCTTTTGTTATCCCACTCTGGAAAGGTTCCTGGTCCGTGACATGGCTACCCTTCCTTACATTCTGATGACTCTCCAGTGAACCAGAAAGGAAATGCGTCTTGGGCGGTACAAGCAGACAGTGTGTAGACATTGCTTCCACCCTAAAGGGAGCAAGACGGGAGGACACTCGTGGTCTGACTTGGGGATTTGCTTGAGCTCCCACTCCACACCTAGTAAACAAGTGGACCAAGCCTGGTGTCTGCTAATATCCTGATGGATGAGCCTGCTCGTTACTTGTTTCCTGTTGATTGCTGAAGAGTTGATGATGGGGACCAAGTCTGTCACTGTCCTTGGTGGACTGTATGCCTGGACCAGTTTCTCACCAGGGTGGGGATTGATATATAAGCCTCAGCCTTTACCGCCAGCCTTTTTTTGTCCCCTGGAGGGCAGAGATGGCACCTGAATCTCAGTGATGCCAAGCACCCTGGGGCAGAGGGGTAAAGGGCCCTGGAAAATCCGTCCTGTGTTTTTCAAACATGTTAATTCccgctgcagtgaacatggcaGGCAAGCAGAACCTTTGAGAGCCTGATGCttcttaaggaagaaaaaaagcaatgctCCTCAGAATCGTGTGTGGGGAGGAGCATGGTTGGTAGCCTTCTCATCTTCTGCCTGTCCTGACCTCTTGCAGCCCGCAGGCTCCACTGGGAGCTCCGTGACCACCCCTCCCCCGCTTGTACGGGGCACCCAGAACATTCCTTCCGGCAAGCCATCACTTCAGGTCAGTGTTTACTCTGCATCACGCTCCTGAGCAGCTGTGATCCGGTTTCTGCAAAAGGCTGCTCATTCCTTCTCGTAAGACTAGAATGAGGCCTTCCAGTGGGAGCCCTCTTGCCAGTCACATTTGCGTCCCCATACCCAAACCGGGCCCCTGTTCATCATGAATAACACAGACGCTCGGAGGGCCCCTCCCATGGCTGCCTCTAGTGAGACTGGAGAGACGGCCGAGATCCTGGACACTCTGGGCCCCCACTGCAGCCCGGCTCTCTGTGCCTGtcacagcctcctctgcccacagggcgCGATGGGCAGAGCTCCTGCTTCAGTCATAGGACAGAGGTCAGGCCAAGCCCACCTGCCCGCCCTCAAGCCAGAGACCGCAGCTCAGACCAGCAGGCGGGCAGTGTTGATCCCAGTTAGCTAACTTCTTACCATGGGGGTGCCTGGGTCCTGAGCGAGTCCAGGTTGGCATGGCTCTTGGTGGGAGCCTGTGTTCCTCGTTCTTGTTTGTCTAGAGTGAGCAGTCACTTTAGCTTTTTTCTACCACCACTGTTCTGGTGGGTGTGCGTCTGTGCCTTCATGAACACAACACACCTGTTTATAAAGCCGTGTGAGATCTGAGGGTTGCTGTTGTTGACAGGCCTCTGCAACTCGGATGCCTGGCAGTGTCATCCCACCACCCCTGGTCCGTGGCGGGCAGCAGACGTCCTCAAAGTTAGGGCCTCAGGCGAGCTCCCAGGtcgtcatgcccccactcgtcaGGGGGGCCCAGGTGAGCATGGGCTTACGGAACAGCCCCAGGCAACTGTCTCTCTCGGAAGAGTGACCCCGGTACTCAGACTGGGGCTCTTTCCCCGAGTCTCTCTCTTTATTGTCCTCTCATTGTCTTGTCTCTGCCCCACACCCCGACAGCAAATCCACAACATCAGACAACATTCCAGCACAGGGCCACCGCCACTCCTTCTGGCTCCCCGGGCGTCTGTGCCCAGTGTGCAAATTCAGGGACAGAGGATCATTCAGCAGGGCCTCATCCGTGTCGCCAACGTCCCCAACACTAGTCTGCTCGTCAACATCCCACAGGTGAGTCGTGCGACAGACAGCCCAGTCCTGTGGCCCGTGGTCCTGGTAGCTCCTGGGACCTTGTTGGGTCGTGAAGGTTGTGGACAGGAGTCTCCTGTTGCCTCTgctgagagggtgagggtggggtcaccagaggctcccccttcccctccacccacccctccctctTCACCACCACGGCCAGGCGCAAGCGCGTGAGGGGAATGTCTGCAGATGTCCCTTCAGCGCCAGTGCATCTATTTTTAGCCACGTGTCCCTTCACCTCTGTACAGAGCCTCTGAGATGGTGAGGGCTTGTTTCCACCTAAGAGTGGGGGAAGATGGAGCCAGGGGCGGCAGGCTGAAGATCCTCACTGACAGATGAAATGGCTAGGTCTGCACGAGCTTCTGTTGCTGTGCGAGTtagcttctcttcctcctctggcACCATCCGTGTCTGCCTTTCTCAGATAAGATCATGGCCAGCAGTGCTCTTCTGAAGTCAGGCTCAAGGACTGTCCTGCTGCCCGAATGGGGATGTCGTGGGCAGGCCCTTCCATCCCCCCCGTAGGCGCTGCTCAGATCCCTGCTGTGTGCCACCCTGTCCTTGTGTCAGAAGGGTGGCAGCCAGGCAGGCAGTGGTGATCATGCGGCTCTGCTCCCTGGGGGGCCAAGGGAGCCGGCGAGGGGGGCAGCGAAGAGCTGGCTGGTCAGAGGCCAGGCGGCACCCTCGTGCTGGGGAGTCTCGCTCCCCTGCGGAGACCCCTGGGCCGGTGTCACGGGCTCCCTGAGGCCCACGGCATGCCCATTGTCAGGTGCATGCATCTTCCTGGAGACAGTGTACACAACTTTCCTATTTCCAGAAGGGTCTTCAGTCCCGTAAAGCTTAAGGGTACTGGCATGGTCCGCTCCGAGTGTCGGGTGGCAAGTGAGCTGGAGTGAGGGGGTGGTGGAAGGTCAGCCACCAGGGTCGAGAAGACGGTGAGTGACGCAGGAGCAATGAGGATGGAGAAGAGTGAAGGGCGGGGGCACACAGAGGCGCTCGTGAGGGAGACGCCGCTGATGCCGCAGCGCGCCACCTGTGCAACCTTTTGAGGAAGGGGCCACCTGGACCCGTGCTGGAAGGGGAACCAGGCTGTAGTGACAGGACAGTGGCCGTGCGCCTGGGTGggggtggttgccaaaggggtgCCCGCTGTGATGCTGGTGGCTTCATGGGTGGCCTCAGCTGATAGAGTGTAGCAGGTTACAGATGTTTAAGTTATCTGGGTGTCAGCTAAACTTCAACAAGTTATTTGTAAGATTGGTCATCTCAGAGCAGTTGAGTTTAATGTCTCTTTTTCTGTTGCTTGTTGATGGCAGGCAGCTCTGAGTTACTTTTAAGGACTTGTTAGTGTAGCTGATGGTGCCGACCTGGAGTTAACTTTTATAAGGACTTAGCATAGCTGATTGTGCAGACTGTGGGGTTCTCCTCAGGGTGGGCCCCTCAGGCACCCTGACCAGGTCATTACCTCCCCAAAGCCCTCCCCAGCATCGCTGAAAGGAACGGCAGCCACCTCTGCTCaggccacctccacccccaccagcgTGGCCTCCGTGGCCACCGCTGCGGATTCTCCAGCCAGTCGGCAGGCGGCCGCCAAACTTGCACTGCGCAAACAGCTGGAGAAGACGCTGCTTGAAATCCCCCCACCCAAACCCCCTGCCCCCGAGATGAACTTCCTGCCCAGCGCTGCCAACAACGAATTCATCTACCTGGTGGGCCTGGAGGAGGTGGTGCAGAACCTGCTGGAGACACAAGGTGAGCAGGCCATGGGCCCAGGGCTGTTCTCTGCCTTGAAGGTGGGGCTTCCGTCATGTGAGTTGTTTCCGATGCATAGCGCGTGTGGGCACATCTGCTGTGCGTGCACGGCTGTCTTGGAGCCTATTATGGATGATCTTTTGCCATCAGTTCTTCCCTTGCTCTGCGGTttagataaaaattttttttttttttttttaagtttttcgtTGAGTGTAGTTGATGTACAGTGTTGTTTTGGCTtctctgctgcacagcagagtGGGTCCATTACACACACATCCACTCTCTCTTAGATTCTGTTCCCATGAGGGTCACTGCAGAGGACCGAGTCGTTCCCCATGCTGTGCAGCAGGTCCCTGTTGGTGATCCGCTGTGTATggagcagtgtatatatgtcagtcccggCCTCCCGGTCGATGACCCCTCGCACCCTGGACCGTTTCTGACATGTGCAGCAGGCAGCTTCTTTCTGATGGGGCCTCCTCTGAGAGCTGGGGGAGGGTGGAGCTTTGCCGGGCACTGAGTCCCCACGCTGGGGGAGGGGCGCCTGTGCCTGGGCTAGTTCACGTTATCACCCTCTCTGGAAGTGGTCTAGAAAGCCACCTGCATGTTAAGAGGTTTTAGGAACGAAAGCGCACACACGGGGTGGCGAGGAGAAAGGATGCTGGAAAGCAGGAAGTCAGCTTTGCCCCGAGAGAGTTGCCAGCAGATGCAGAACTGAGGGCTCTTCTGTCCTTAAATTGCGCGCGTGGTGTTGTCAATTGGCCAGCCAGCCTGGATCTCCTCCCTGCGTGGGCTCATCGACGCTCCGTGCTGAAGCGGAGACAGTGCTCCTCAGGGCCGGGGTGGCCGGGTGGACTGTACCGGAGGAGCTGGGGGCCTGCGGCCGGGCCCAGGACGGAGAGAGGTGGCTCTGGCACAGCCCGGACGCGCCTGCGCTCCTTCAGCGGCTCCTTTGGGATGAGGTCAGGGTGGCAAAAGGGCTGCTACCAGGCCTGTGTGGTGTGGCAGGCAGGAGGCTGTAGTGCCCGCCAGTCTTGCACTGGCCTGTGCTGGGCGCCTTCTCTCCCAGACTGGTCTGTCTGCGCTTGTTCTCGTCAGGAGTCAGTCTCCATCCCCTGTCGTCAGAAAACAGGCCCTAGCCGTGAGAGGAGGCCCTGAGTCCTGCCTGAGGTGGCTCTGACACCGAGGGCAGCCGCCGCTGCCTAGGCAGCAGGGTGTACCTCCtctgggggtgggtgtgtggaaGGAGAAGCTCCAGGCTGGGGACCAGAGCTGGGGCCCACGGTGGACCCTGGGGCCTCCGGCAGCTTGGGCAGGTGGCGTCCTGTCTGCTCTGTGGAGTGGCAGGAGCCCCCTAGAGTCAGATCCCCCGCTGCAGCCCCTCACCAGGTAGAGGCAACTCATCCGGGAGGATGGGACGGCCGGGGTCTCTCCACATCATGGTCCGTGACGCCAGTTCTGAACTTTGAGTGCTGCCCATGGAAGAGATAGGAACAAAACGCAGTTGCCCCTTGACGCACATTggatgcacatgtgtgtgtacacactgaAGGAAGCAGGACCCGCACCTCAGCAGGCTCTTTTTGTGGCTGCCCTGGTCACCCCTCCGGGAGCTGGGTGCCACCAAGTTCCTGTTCCCCGGGTCCGGCTGTGTGTCTGGCCAGCCATGCACAGTCACTTCAGCTCCCCAGGCTGTGTCTTCTTGAGACAGGGCGCTAAGGGTGTCCCCTCAAGAGCTTGTTGTGCAGCCCGGACGCCCTGCTGTGCACAGGACTCCAGGCACAGTGTCTGCTGTGAGCACTTTCTAGATGTGGCTGCCTCGCCCCCGGGCAAGGGTGCCCGTCACCTTACAAGGTGGGGCCTGGAGTGACCACCGTCTCCCCGACAGGTGGTGCAATGCAGGAGGGTGGGAAATGCCTGCTCTGTGGGCAGGAAGGATGGCCGGGAGAAGCCAGGTGTCTTTGAGAGTTGGTGTCGAGGATGCCGAGCCTGCAGCTTTCTAAAGTGCCCCAGCGTTGCTTCTCAGCAAAGCTTCTGCAGGCTGGCCCTGTGTCTGCACACAGTTGGCACCTGTGTGTGTGCCGAATGAACGAACGTTGGGGCCTCAGTGTCCTGATGCCAGTTGGGCCCCCTGGCCCAGGGCGCTGCCTGGGCTCTGCCAGCGTGCACATCCCTCCTGGGGGTGGTGCGGGCTCTGGCTGTGCTGCTCCCGCTCCTCCGACGTGAGCCACGTCTGTCTCCCCCTGCAGCGGGCAGGATGTCGGCCGCCGTCGTGCTCTCCCGGGAGCCCTACATGTGTGCACAGTGCAAGACAGACTTCACGTGCCgctggcgggaggagaagggcggCGCCATCATGTGCGAGAACTGTATGGCGTCCAACCAGAAGAAGGCGCTCAAGGTGGAGCACACGAGCCGCCTGAAGGCCGCCTTCGTGAAGGCGCTCCAGCAGGAGCAGGAGATCGAGCAGCGCCTCCTGCAGCAGGGCGCCGCCCCCGCGCAGGCCAAGGCCGAGCCCGCCGGTGCCCCACTCCCTGTGCTGAAGCAGGTGAGAGCCGCGCGTGGGGTGGACACGGCGGTGCCCTCCGGGAGAGGGATCTTGTTCCTCGCTCCCTCAGCAAGGAGCTGTCGCTGGCAGGCAGGATGCTCCGGCATTCTCTCCCTCACTCGGCGATCATCTGCCTGGTTGTTAACTGTGCGTCTAAATTGCATTTAATGGTGGCTTTTGGTGGTGAAAATACTAATTTGCAGTTTCTTTAGATTTTGTAGCTTTCACTCGCAGTGTGCCGGCTGACAAGTACTTCTTGTCTAAAAGGACTTTTCTGAAAGCCACATTGAGCTGCAAAAGGGGTGCTGGAAGAAATGTTCTAGCTAAATTAAGGAGAGGAGCAAGTTTGGAATCAAGTTTTTTTggctgccctttttttttttaatgttttgttttcccaCCCCTTGTAGACAATTGGCAATTTTTTGTGTCCTTGGAAGTCATTGATAATTCATCTAACAAACTCATCTTCTCAAGATCCCTGCATAGTGGGTGGCGGTGCTGCCTCAGGAAATTGCTGTCCTTTTGGGGACTCAGCCTCGCACGACCATAGCTGCTGCCCCTCGGTCACGTGGTCGCCTGAGGTCAGCCTCTGGACAGCGCTGACCTCGCTTTCAACCCCCGTTTGTGTAGGTCATAAAACCCCGGCGTAAGTTGGCGTTCCGCTCAGGAGAGGCCCGCGACTGGAGTAACGGGGCTGTGCTACAGGTCAGAACTAGGGCGCCGGGAGCCCCCCGCACCGCACAACCAACCAGCCCTCACGCCCCCGACCGTGACCACGTCAGTCGCCGACTGTCACGCTACCTGCGTCCGTCCGTCTGTCTCTcgctctctctttcccttcctccttcccctcctgcctcggTGCAACTTACCTAGTCTCCTGATGTTGGACTTCCGGGATCCCGTGTGGGTGGGAAGAGGTCAGCTAGATCAAGGAGAGGCTGCGCTGAGCACCGTGCCCTCCGCGGCCCCCTTCCCTGTGTGAGCTGTGGCCCTCTCTCTCCCCCGCAGGCCTCCAGCCAGCTGTCCCGGGGCTCGGCCACAACACCCCGGGGCATCCTGCACACATTCAGCCAGTCGCCCAAACTGCAGAACGCAGCCTCGGCCACCACCCTCGTCAGCAGGACGGGCAGACATTCCGAGAGGGCCATGAGTGCTGGCAAGGGCAGCACCGCCTCCAGCTGGAAGAAGGCGCCCCTGAGTACAGGTGGGCGGCCCTGGAGGGGCTCGGCGGGGACCTCCCCAGGGGTGGGCCCTTCCCACCCTTACTTTTAAGAGAGGCCTGCACACACCCAGGCTGTGGCACCAGGGTCCTGAACCCGTACTTGCTTTCTTAAGAGCAGCTGCCTCCGAGACTACAGCCTCGCCTCTCTGTTCGCTGAGTAGGACACTCTGAACTAGTGGTGGCCCTGGATAAATGCTAACCACACTTGGTATCTCCACCCCCATACCTAGACTCTCAGCTCTTGACCCAAAATGTGGGACGGAACCAGTTCAGGCAATGCCGGCCTCAGccctcctccttcctgccacAGAGAAGGCTTGTTTCTGCTGTTACAGCGTACCTTTCACGGTGTGCTGACCCAGTGTCCTTCATTCCCCACTCTGTGGGGATCCCCTGCCCGCTTGGACAGGTCAGATGGTACAAAGTGCAGGATAGAATGagaaggaggcaggaggaaggggccCCTGGGGAGGTGGGCAGCAGAGCCCTGTGAGGAGCAGGCATCTGAGACCCAGCTTGGGGAGGCGGAGACCCTCCGGTGGCCGCTCCTGTCTGCCACAGCTCCCCCTTCCCAAGGTTGTCCTCTGGCTGTCCCCCGACACCACTTTCCTGCTTTCCCTTATTCTTATGCTCGCCTTGAGATGAACGTTAAATATTTCTTGTGTCCATCAGtaactggaaagtgaagtctcggCACAGAGGGCCGAGAGGAGGAGATGGGTGAGAGctctctcctgtctccctccccagcccacccctggGTCCCTGTAGGAAGAAGAGGCGCCATCGTGAGAGTCCATCTCAGTAGTCAGAACTGGGAGAGGACTGTCAGTGGAAACAGCACAGAAAAGCCGGCTGTGCGTACGGCTGATGCGCGTTAGAAACGCGCCCGAGGAGCAGAGCCtgctggagggtggggaggggccagCCGACTGCAGCAGAACCCAGCCCTCCTGGAGAGCAGAGAGCGTTTGTGAACATGCCAGACTGAGATACTTTTGCTCAGCACATTTGAGATGGCACCAAATAACTCAGGCTGGTCAGGAAAGTCCTTTTTTGGGAAATTTTGAAAGTATATGAAATAAGTGGGAAAAGTCAAACAGGAGACTACATACGTGTGCACAGTGGTAGCGCCCATGGGGAACCTGCACACTACAGGCAGCGTTTGAAACAGAACACGAGGGAATACATAGTTGCTGTCTCCAAAGACTTGTACGACTAGATACGAAAGTGTCCTGGCTTAGGAGCAGCGCTCCTGGTTGCCCTGGGTTTCTGGATGGTAGTTTGAGGAAGGCTGGGCAGGACCTGGTAGGACCTCCAGGTTTCTGGAGCGCTGGCCTTGAATGCACATGGAGGGTTCTGTGGTGCATTCAGTTGGGAAGTCTTGTTCCACAAAATAGATGAACCCACCCGGAATACCTGGTGCTGCAGCGACTcgggtccctgctgctgctggggcTTCGGGACAGTCTGTGCTGTGTGCCAGCCCAGAGCCCAGAGTGTGCTGGTTGGAGGCTTTAAGGGCTTCCCCAAGCCGGCCTTTGTGCCCCCTGTGCCCAGTGGGCCCAGCCGAGGTGGGGGTCTTCCCCGGAGCCTCCCCTGACCGGGGCCGTTGTGGCCTGTTGCTCTGTCCTGTCGCAGGTGGGGCCCTCGCATTTGTCAGCCCGAGCTTGGCGGTGCACAAGACCTCCTCAGCCGTGGACCGCCAGCGGGAGTACCTCCTGGACATGATCCCGCCCCGCTCCATCCCCCAGTCAGCCACGTGGAAATAGTGCGCCAGTGGAGAacaggctccctccctcccacctggccCAGCACCCTCCGTTTGGGAAGACACCTCGCTCCCCAAGAAGGCGAGCGCGCGCAGGCCACGCTGCAAAAGTGAGAGCTCCGGTCTTGGCTACAAAGTCTCGTCGCGTTGCGGAGGAATGCTTCACAGGTGGACCAGGATTCATACTGGGGGACCTTTCCCGTgggcttccttcctttctttgcctttagtttgcccaACACCAGCAGAAAAGCGGACCTCGGGGCCGGCTCTGCTCCTGGCCCTCCCCTTCAGCCCCTGGCAGGGCTCGTGGACGGCACGCCCAGACACTGTGACACGCTCGGGCAGCGGTGCCCGGCGCTGCAGAAGTTGAGCGGagcattgttttgttttgctttgcccCCGTCTTAGCCTCCTAATCTCTGACTGCCTTTCTTCATGGCAATCCCTAGGttgacagattttttaaaatcacctcaCGATGATGGAGTTTAATGTAAACGGTGCAGAGCCAGGGTTCCCTGCCAAGCACGACCCCGGTGCCCTGGGGGGTGGGCCGCTCACCCCCCAGCCCTCACTCCAGCAGAAGGCCTCTGCTACTGCTCATCCCGGAGACGCCCTCCGACCTTCCACACTCAAGCAGAAGAACAAACTGCAACCCAGACCCAGCCAGAGAGCCTGgggcctggaagccgagtgccgCCGCCTGAGTAGGGAGGGGAGGGTCAGCCGCCACACCCTGAGCCGGAGAAGGAGGTCAGAGGGGCCGGctgttgtgttttttgttgtggtggtgatttattttattaaatcgtttccttttcttttcctacttACTTTGATGGACACATCCTAAGCCCTGGCCTGTGCTCCTGTCGAGTGTGTCTGCGTGGGGAGGCCCCACCCCCCCCCAGACTTCAGGGTTTGCATTTGGGTCTAGTTTAGAACCTCCCTTAAAAAGCAGGGCCACGCTGCCAGGGTTTGCCTTccgactttttttttaatcctctagCGTCTACAGAAATGTCTCACCAAGGATCAGGTCTGCTCTTAGTTGTGTTCTGGTTTGTTTTCTCCCACTCCTTAAAAATCAGTCCATGAGGAGAGGTAGAAGCTGCTGTGCGTGTGCTGCACATGGGCCAGCTCTGCAGGCGTGAGGGTGTCACGTGTGCCTGCACGCACGTGTGGAGATGGGGTGCGCTGCTCCTCACTTCAGCCCCAGCCCTGGTTTTCCTGTCCATGCAGTTAGGGacttaatttaaaattcttaatttgtAGGGCCACCTTCCTCATATACACTGCTGCACCGTTCTAATAAAGGCTCATTTAACCCCCCCTCATGTTGTGTGAATATCCGTGTTTAGAAGACATTTTTGACATGCAATAGAAGACCTAGTTTTGCAAAGCGTTTGAATTTTTTGTCGAAAGCCCTAAATTTctcattgatttttgttttgagtGCATAAAGAAGGTGGCCTGAAGGAGGGGAGGACTGGAGAACGGTGGCTTTCATTCCAAGATCCAGGGATTTGGGGAAAGGGGGAAATTGACCtttggggggggtggtggggaagggTGTGTTTTTACACCAAAAAATCAAGAGTATGCAAGCATTTCTATTCCTCGCATTTTTCTGTGTGCCTGGCAAATAAATACCTGTCTTACACTACTCCGAGCTGTTAGCTCTCTCTGCTCGACGACATGGGCCAGAATTCCCTAACCCTACAAGAAGCAGTAGGGTGCCAAGCAGCAACTCGGGCGTCTCGGCCAGGGTCGCCTCTGCACTGGGGGTGCCCAGGGTTGCTGCAGCCCCACAGGGGTTGACTGGGTCTGTGACTCCGGGGCTCAAAACCAAGCCACTCTCATTGGCCCCGGATCCTCGCCCCATCACTCTCCACCATGCTCAGGATCCACCTCTCCTCACCTCATCCGGCCAGACTTCTCGAGGCTACTGCCTGGACCTTGTGAGCTGAGTACAGACTGACCGCCACAGGCAGAGGGCATGGTGGCTGGGCCCTGACCCGTtctctgcctcctccagcccagcatttgcagGAACATTCCCATGGGTAGGACTTACTGTGACATAAATGTAGCTTTTTTAAAAGGGATCAAGAAAAAAGGGGGGATCCAGGAGGTGAGATGCCTTAATCTTGATTCATTTCCCGTCTCAAAACTTCTATCCCCCTCTTCTTCCCTTTAGTTTCCCCTTTGCATTGTCACTCCTATAAGCCTCAAGTGCATGGTTCTGTGCTAAAATTTATAATGTTATTGAGAAAGGGCATTAAATATCTTTCAAGTATGGGAAGGGTGTTAACATTAAAGGTATTCCCCCAGCCCCAAAGCCCACCCCTCAAAATGGGCCGTGCTTCTGGGAGTCTGTAGGCTGAGAGGATGTGGTTCCCAGGAGAACCAGAGAACGTGGGAGCCCCCAGTCCCAAATGACTATTGTAACTGCCCAGTAATCTGCAACAGAAGCCCCCAGTGACACCTGGAAACTTCAGAACGCTGGCTGTTACATGGACTGGGGTGcagggctcaccaggctcccttcCCCATCTGAAATGCCTGTGTGCAGAGGCCCACAGGTTGTCCATGGGTGctcgcacagggaactctgcgtCCACTCAGAGCTGCCCATGGCTCTGGCCATCCCGACTGTCGTGGGGACCCTAGTCCTCAGTGTCCCGGGTGTATCTGTTGGGACCCACACCTTTGACAAAGTCAAGAATGACTGCCCTGCGAGGTAGGGGTGGGTGGCGGCTGTGGTCTGGAAGCAGAAGGTCACTTTTgtacagagggaaggaaagaggcgACAAGACACCCCTGCGTGGCTCCCGAGTGGCCCACTAGTCACTGCTGTGGCTGGAGAGACACGGGAGTCTTCTGTATGAATCGTACATTCCCATCACAGGCGTGGATAATGGAAAGACGGCCCTCGCTGCTCTGCCGTTGGGTTTTTCTTTGATGCCTGGTTATGCTGCACATGGCGTTTGCCTAAAGAAGCTggagtgagttttttttttttaaggacagcTAAAGTTTTATAATCCTTAAAGAGTAATAGTCACACCAGTGTAGGGTATTTGGGAGGTGGTTTGTTTtgattgggggaaggaggttgTCACTTGTATTTATTGTGACTATAAGCCTTTGATGATACTGTTAAAAAACAAAGTGACCACCAAACCGGCATAGAAGTTCCAGTAAAGACGCTGGAATCAATGGCTATGCATTGTGTCATGAAGTTTTAGAATCTGAAGGATAATAAAGAAACGGATGATGtgtttcctgtgttttctttctgac encodes:
- the GATAD2A gene encoding transcriptional repressor p66-alpha isoform X1, whose product is MPRSQFRMTEEACRTRSQKRALERDPAEDDVESKKIKMERGVLASDLNADGDTRVTPESGAGPAQGLLKGTEATATGRGEGQAGDGPVDMRTTHSDMKSERRPPSPDVIVLSDNEQPASPRVNGLTEEPPKETSTEALMKSSPEERERMIKQLKEELRLEEAKLVLLKKLRQSQIQKETPTQKPAGSTGSSVTTPPPLVRGTQNIPSGKPSLQASATRMPGSVIPPPLVRGGQQTSSKLGPQASSQVVMPPLVRGAQQIHNIRQHSSTGPPPLLLAPRASVPSVQIQGQRIIQQGLIRVANVPNTSLLVNIPQPSPASLKGTAATSAQATSTPTSVASVATAADSPASRQAAAKLALRKQLEKTLLEIPPPKPPAPEMNFLPSAANNEFIYLVGLEEVVQNLLETQAGRMSAAVVLSREPYMCAQCKTDFTCRWREEKGGAIMCENCMASNQKKALKVEHTSRLKAAFVKALQQEQEIEQRLLQQGAAPAQAKAEPAGAPLPVLKQVIKPRRKLAFRSGEARDWSNGAVLQVRTRAPGAPRTAQPTSPHAPDRDHASSQLSRGSATTPRGILHTFSQSPKLQNAASATTLVSRTGRHSERAMSAGKGSTASSWKKAPLSTGGALAFVSPSLAVHKTSSAVDRQREYLLDMIPPRSIPQSATWK
- the GATAD2A gene encoding transcriptional repressor p66-alpha isoform X4, which translates into the protein MPRSQFRMTEEACRTRSQKRALERDPAEDDVESKKIKMERGVLASDLNADGDTRVTPESGAGPAQGLLKGTEATATGRGEGQAGDGPVDMRTTHSDMKSERRPPSPDVIVLSDNEQPASPRVNGLTEEPPKETSTEALMKSSPEERERMIKQLKEELRLEEAKLVLLKKLRQSQIQKETPTQKPAGSTGSSVTTPPPLVRGTQNIPSGKPSLQASATRMPGSVIPPPLVRGGQQTSSKLGPQASSQVVMPPLVRGAQQIHNIRQHSSTGPPPLLLAPRASVPSVQIQGQRIIQQGLIRVANVPNTSLLVNIPQPSPASLKGTAATSAQATSTPTSVASVATAADSPASRQAAAKLALRKQLEKTLLEIPPPKPPAPEMNFLPSAANNEFIYLVGLEEVVQNLLETQAGRMSAAVVLSREPYMCAQCKTDFTCRWREEKGGAIMCENCMASNQKKALKVEHTSRLKAAFVKALQQEQEIEQRLLQQGAAPAQAKAEPAGAPLPVLKQASSQLSRGSATTPRGILHTFSQSPKLQNAASATTLVSRTGRHSERAMSAGKGSTASSWKKAPLSTGGALAFVSPSLAVHKTSSAVDRQREYLLDMIPPRSIPQSATWK
- the GATAD2A gene encoding transcriptional repressor p66-alpha isoform X3; its protein translation is MPRSQFRMTEEACRTRSQKRALERDPAEDDVESKKIKMERGVLASDLNADGDTRVTPESGAGPAQGLLKGTEATATGRGEGQAGDGPVDMRTTHSDMKSERRPPSPDVIVLSDNEQPASPRVNGLTEEPPKETSTEALMKSSPEERERMIKQLKEELRLEEAKLVLLKKLRQSQIQKETPTQKPAGSTGSSVTTPPPLVRGTQNIPSGKPSLQASATRMPGSVIPPPLVRGGQQTSSKLGPQASSQVVMPPLVRGAQQIHNIRQHSSTGPPPLLLAPRASVPSVQIQGQRIIQQGLIRVANVPNTSLLVNIPQPSPASLKGTAATSAQATSTPTSVASVATAADSPASRQAAAKLALRKQLEKTLLEIPPPKPPAPEMNFLPSAANNEFIYLVGLEEVVQNLLETQAGRMSAAVVLSREPYMCAQCKTDFTCRWREEKGGAIMCENCMASNQKKALKVEHTSRLKAAFVKALQQEQEIEQRLLQQGAAPAQAKAEPAGAPLPVLKQVIKPRRKLAFRSGEARDWSNGAVLQASSQLSRGSATTPRGILHTFSQSPKLQNAASATTLVSRTGRHSERAMSAGKGSTASSWKKAPLSTGGALAFVSPSLAVHKTSSAVDRQREYLLDMIPPRSIPQSATWK